The Mesoterricola silvestris sequence GGCGCAAGTACATCGAGAAGGCCTTCCGGGCCGAGATCGAGGCGATGTACTCAGCCCTCCCGGGCCTTCCGGGGACGCCGGAGGCCGGGAACTGACCGGAGGCCGGTGGCCGCGTCCACCGCGTCGATCCAGCCGGCCCGGGCCCCGGGGAAGGCGTCCGCGTAGGGGACGTAGGGCTTGATGTCCAGCACCGGCGTGCCGTCCAGGAGATCCACGTCCCCCAGGAGCAGGGTGCGCCCCTCCACCCCCCGCAGTTCCACCGCCGAGAGGCCGATGGCGTTGGGGCGGTGGGGGGAGCGCGTCGCGAAGACCCCCCGCTTCACCCGCGGCCCCCGCGGGGGGCGCACGGTGGGCGCCCAGCCCTCGCTGCGGTGCAGCGCGAAGACCAGCCAGATGTAGGCGAAACCCTCCAGGTCCCGGAGGGTCTCCTCCGGAAGGCCGGGATCCAGCTCCAGGGTGGCCCCGCCGGGTTCCCCCGATTCGACGGTCGGCTGGTGTGGCGCATCGATCCGCTGCCGGTAAGGTGAGCGGATGGTGCCGATGGGTTGGAACGTGAAGGATGCGGGTGTCATCCAGCCAAGCCTAGCGCGGTTCCGCCCGCGGGAGGGTGGTATAGTCGATCCTGGATCGGGGGCTCGGATGGCGGCGAAAGGGGTGGTGGGGTGCCTCCTGTGCCTGGCGTCCCTCGTGGCCGGGGCGGACCAGCCCCGTACCGTGAACGAGCGTCTCGTGGAGCTTTCGGCCATCCTGGGATCCGGTTCCCCCGCCGGCCCCGCGATCCGCGTCCAGGCCATCCGGGAGATCGCGGCCATGGGCACCACCAGCGGCCTGGCCTCCGGAATGATCTTCGACCGCGCAAATTTCCGCTTCGAGCCCTCCGCCGAGGTGCGGGAAGCCGCGGCCCTGGCCCTGAGGCACGTGTGCGACCTGCGCAACCGGATGTTCGCCCTCCGGATCCGCAGGGTGGCCGACGCCACCCTGGAGCCCGAACCGAAGGTCCGCATCGCGGCCCTCCGCAGCCTCGCCGCCTTCCCCTGCGCCGACGCCGCCGCCACCGTCCTGGAAGCCTGCGACGCCGGCAAGGAACCGGATGAATCCGTGCGCGAAGCCGCCCGGGAACTGGTTCGGAAGGGCCTCGCCTCCAGCGCCTACTAAGCTTCCACCGGATGTTCCTTAAGGTACTCAAACACCGCCAAGTCCCAGGTGAGGATGTGGTTGGTGAGCCAGTCGCCCAGGAACTTGCCCAGGCCCTCGGGGGGCACCAGGGAGGGATCCTGGTCGCGCAGTTCGCGGATGAATTTAACGCGCAGCAGCAGGCGTTCGTGCTCGGTCTTGTGGAGGGCCAGGCTGGGGTAGTCGGCGCGCACCATCAGGAATTCCTCGGTGACGAAGTGCTCGCGGGCGTAGCGTTCCAGGAAGGCCAGCATCTCGTCCATCCTCTGGGGGGCCAGGCCGGCCTCCAGGGCCAGGTCGAATTCGTTGATGGCGGCGAACAGGGCTTCGTGCTGGTGGTCCACCAGGCCGTGTCCCGTGATGAACTGTTCGCCCCACTGGATGCGCATGGAAGGCCCCCTTTGCCCGGTGTGCCGGATGGGTTCATCGTCGCGGCAACGGGGCCGGATGTCTACCTTTCCAGCTGGGAGGCCAGCTTGTCAGCCAGTTCGCCGGACATTTCCAGGACCACGGGCAGCTCCTCCCGCCGGATGTCGTCCACATGGATGCCGCAGGCGACGCTCACGGCAACGCCCAGGCGCGAGGCGAGGCGGGTGGCGATGCTGCGGGCCAGGTCGTCCTCCCGGTGTCCCAGCACGGCCAGCACGGAGGTGGTCGCGCCGTCGCCCTTGGGCCTCGGGAGGCCCAGGGCCACGGCCCCGATGTGTTCCCGGTCGCCTCCGGAGAGGCTCACGGAGAGGTCGCGGCCCATGGGCACGCAGGTCATCCGGAGGGCCACCCGTCCCCGGGATGCGGTGAGCGTGATCGGTTCCATGGGGGGCCTCCCTGGGACCATGGTGCTGGCCGGAAGCCGCCCCCGTCAAGTTCCTGGGCCGGCGGGGGCGCGAAGTGTGGGACCATGGAGGCACTACATCCAGACAGGTGCCCATCGTGAGCGAATGGTTCGGCAAGCAGGTCTTCACCATCGGGATCATCGGCGGAGGCCGGGGCGGGCTGGGCCTCCTGAAGTTCTTCGGCGGCAGTTCCGTGGGGAAGGTGGTGTTCGTGGTGGACCCGAACCCCTCCGCGCCCGCCATCGCCGAAGCCCGCCAGAGGGGCATCCGCGTCTTCCACGACGACGAGGAGGCCACCCGGGGGGATCTGCCGGACTTCCTTTTCGATTCCAGCGGGGACGCCGAACTGGAGACCCGGATCCGGGCGCGGCTCCGGGGCACGACCACCATGTTCCTGAATTCGGTCACCAGCCGGATGATGGTGGAGGTGCTGGCCGAGAACGCCTCCCAGACCCGCGAGGACATCAGCCAGGTGGTCTCCACCATCAAGGACGACATCGCCTCCAGCCTCGACGCCAGCAACAGCATCGTGAGCCGCATCAACTCCATCATGTCCAACATGCAGATGCTGGCCCTGAACGCGAGCATCGAGGCCTCCAAGGCCGGGGTGCACGGCCGGGGCTTCACGGTGGTGGCCGACCACCTGGGCAAGTCCGTGGAGGCGGTGCGCAACCTCACGGAGGAGATCAACCACGTGAACCAGAACCTCACCCAGGTCTCCCACCGCAGCGACTCCGTGCTGGAGAAGCTGAAGTAGCAATTAATATTAGCCATTTCTTCGCTTAGAATCGCATTGGCGGTTACCATGGGCCCTTTCCCGGGAGCCCCTTGGACCCGAGCGATTCCAGCCCCGCTGACCGCGCGGATCGCCTCCGCGGGCTGGGGTTCCGCGATCCCGCCGAGGCCTCCTTCCTGTCCGGCCTGACGCATGAGCTGCGCAACGCGGCCTTCGGCTTTTCCGCGATCCTGGACGCCTTCCAGGCGCGGTACGCGGACCGGGAGGAGGCCCTGCGCTACGGCCAGGCCCTGCGCATGCATCTGGAGCAGCTCACCGGCTTCGTGGAGGAGCTGGGCGCCTACGGGAACCCCGGGCTGGGGTCCCCCGGGCCCCTCTCCCTGCCGGGGGTGCTGGGAGAGGCCGTGGCCACCTGCGAACCCCGCGCCCGGGATTCCGGCCGGACCCTGCGGCTGGAATGGGAGGGACCCCCGCTGCAGGTCCTGGGGGACGGGACCGCCCTGAGGGAGGCCTTCGTGGCCCTCCTGCGCTGGGCCCTGGGGCAGGGGACCGCCCCCGTGGTCCTGGCGGCGGGGCCTTCGGCGGCGGGGCACCTGGACGGGGTGCAGGCCGCGGGCCTGGACCCGGCGCGGGTCTTCGAACCCTTCTACTTCCGGGCCGCCGGCATGGGGCGCCTGGCCCTGCCCGTGGCCCGGAGGATCCTGGAGGCCCATGGGGGCACCCTCTCGGCGGCGCCCGGGCCCGGCGGCGGCCTGCGCATCCTCTTCCACCTCCCCAGCCCCTGAGGCTCCCATGGCCAAGCCGAAGATCCTCGTGGTGGACGACGAAAGCGCGGTGCGCTTCGCCCTGCGGGACTACCTGGAATTCCACGGCTTCGCCGTGGACGAGGCCTCGGCCTGCGCGGAGGCCGAGGCCCGGTACCGCAAGGACGTGTACGACGCCGTGACCCTGGACTACGCCCTCCCCGACGGCAACGCCCTGGACCTGCTGCCGCGGCTCAAGGCCATCGACGCCGGCGTGCCCATCGTCCTCATCACCGCCCAGGGCAGCATCGAGCTGGCGGTGCGGTCCATCCAGCTCGGCGCGGAGCAGTTCCTGGTCAAGCCCGTGGACCTGGCCGCGCTGCAGGTGGTGCTGGAGCGGGTCCTGGAGAACCAGCGCAACCGCCGCAAGCAGGTGGCCACCGACACCCGGGAGAAGCCTTTGCGGGCCCTGGACCTCTTCCTGGGGGAAAGCCCGGCCATCCGGAGGCTGGAGGAGCAGGCCACCCGGGCCGCGTCGGCGGAGAGCCCGATCCTCATCCAGGGCGACACCGGCACCGGCAAGAGCGAACTGGCCCGGTGGCTGCACCGCCACAGCTCCCGGGGCCTGGAGCCCCTGCTGGAGCTGAACTGCGGCGGCTTCACCCGGGAGTTCCTGGACACCGAGCTCTTCGGCCACGAGAAGGGCGCGTTCACCGGCGCCGTGGCCGCCAAGGTGGGCCTGCTGGAGGCCGCGAACCGGGGCACCGTGTTCCTGGACGAACTGGGCGACATGGATCTCCAGATCCAGCCCAAGCTCCTGAAGGCCCTGGAGGAGAAGCGCTTCCGCCGCCTGGGGGAGGTGCACGACCGCAAGGTGGACTTCCGCCTCATCGGCGCCACCCACCGGAACCTGGAGGCCCTGGTGCGGGAGCGGCTCTTCCGGGCCGACCTCTTCTACCGGGTCAGCGCCATCCAGATCACCGTGCCGCCCCTGTCGGAGCGGGCCGAGGACATCCCCGAGCTGGCCCAGAGCCTCCTGGGCCGGATCACCGAGGAATGGGGCCGCGAGCCCGTCAAGCTCAGCCGGGAGGCCCTGGGCGTGCTGCAGCGCCACGGCTGGCCCGGCAACATCCGCGAGCTGCGCAACGTCCTGGAGCGGGCCCTGCTGGGGGCCCGCACCCTCCTCATCGAATCCGTGGACCTGGACTTCGCCTCCAGCCCCAGGGCCGGCGGCGGGGCCGCCTCCTCCCGGCTCACCCTGAAGGAGATGGAACGGTTCCACATCATCCAGGTGCTGAAGGAGGAGGGGGGCCGGGTGGAACCGGCGGCCCGCCGCCTGGACATCCCCCGCAGCACCCTCTACCAGAAGATCAAGGCCCTGGGGCTGTGAGGCCCCGGTCCCCGCCTTGAATTTTTCCGGCGGGGGGGTTGTGTTTCGCTTTTTTTGCGCTACATTGATGTTCTAACAAGGAGCAACGATGTCCATCGCCCAATCCCTCCTGCCCGAATTCGAACACGAGATCGCCGGGGTGCGCCGCGTGCTGGAGCGCATCCCCGTGGAGCACCTGGATTACCGCCCACATCCCAAATCCATGACCCTGGGGGAACTGGCCAATCACCTGGCCGTCATGCCCGGGTGGGTCGCCGGCACCCTCTCCACCACCGACATGGATTTCGACGACCCCGAAATCCGCGCCTCCATGCCGAAGCCGAGCAGCACCATCGAGGGGCTGCTCAAGACGCTGGATTCCGGGAAGGAGGAGGCGGCCAAGGCCCTCGCCAAGGCCAGCGACGCGGATTTCCAGGTGATCTGGAGCGGCAGGGCCGGCGGGAAGGTGCTCTTTTCCATGCCCCGCATCGCCGTGGTCCGCGGGATGGTCCTGAACCACGCCGTCCATCACCGGGCCCAGGCCACGGTGTACCTCCGCATGCTTGACGTGCCGGTGCCGGCGCTGTACGGCCCCTCCGCGGACGAGGCCTGATCCGGAACGCCGGGGTCCTCAGTCGCCCCGCAGCACGTCCATGGGCTTGGCCTGCAGGGCCCGGTAGCTGCCCGCCAATCCCACCGCGGCGGTGAGGGCCGCGGCCAGCAGGACCAGCGGCAGGGCGGCCCGGGGATCCGGCGCCACTTCCAATTGCAGCACCCGGGAGCTGTAAGCCCGGGCCAGCCACCAGGCGAGAACGCCGGCGCTCATGGCGGCGCTTCCGCCCAGGAGCAGGAATTCCCAGGCCAGGCTCGCCAGGAGCGTGCCGTGGCTGGCGCCCAGGGTGCGCAGCAGGGCCAGATCCCGCTGGCGGTCCAGGCGCCCCGCCAGGAGGCTCGCGGCCAACACCAGCAGGGCCGACGCGAGCATGAGCCCCGAAAGGGCCCGGGTCACCAGGCCCACCAGGTCCAGGACCTTGCCCACCCGCTCCACGATCTCGCCCACATCCACCGTGCTGATATTGGGAAAGCGCCGGGCCGTCTCGTTTTGCAGCGCGGCCCGGGCGGGGGCGCCGTCCACCTCCGCGGCCAGGATCCACACCGCGGGGGCGCCCCGCAGGAGGGAGGGGTGCGCCAGGATGAAGAAATTGATCTGGAAGCTCTGCCACACCACGTGGCGGAGGCTGGTGACGCGGCCCCGCACCTCGGTGCCCGCCACGTCGAAGGCCAGTTCATCCCCCAGCTTCGCGCCGATCTGGCGGGCGAAGCCCTCCTCCAGGCTGAACTCCTCCCGGGGGGCGGCCCCGGGGAGGGTGTCGTCCGGCCAGAAGGCGCCCTGGGTGACGGTTTCGGATTCCCGTAGGCGGGAACGCCAGGTGAGGTTCTGCTCCCGGCGGGCCATGGCCGGGGCCTCGCCGACGCCCTCCGCCACGGGACGGCCGGCGATGGCGGTGAGCCGCGCCCGCACCATGGGCGCTTCCATGGGCTCGAAGCCGCTGGCGGCGCGGGCCAGGGTCCGCAGGGCCTCCACCTGGTCCCGCTGCACGTCCACGAAGAAGACATTGGCCCGCTTCCCGTCGCCGCGGCGGCTGGACAGGGGGCGCACCAGGTCGTCCTTGACGAAGCGGGTGGCCAGTACCAGGAAGACGGAGAGGCCGATGACCGACATGAGCAGGGAGCCCAGGGCGGGCCGGGATCCCATCTGGCCCAGGGCCAGTTTCAGGGGCAGGGGGAGGGTGGCGGCGCCCCGGCGGTAGAGCCGCAGCAGGAGGCGGAAGGCGCCCAGCAGCACCCCGAACAGGGCCGCCATGCCCCCGGCGGTGGCGAAGCCCACCCGGGGGTTGGGGGCGTTCAGCACCACCAGGGCGCAGGCCAGGGCGCCCGCCCCCGCGCCGCAGGCCAGGGGCAGGAGCCGCCGGCCCCGTGTTCCGGGCCCCTCCCGCAGGAGGAGGAGGGGGCTCACCTGCCGCAGCCGGGCCAGCGTCGGAAGGGTCACCAGGGCCAACATGAGGACCGCCGCGGCCGTTTCCAGCCAGGGAACGGGGGGGGCTCCGCCCTGGCGGATGGCCTGGGGGATGAGGTCGCCCAGGAGGCCCGGAAGGGTCCGGGCCGCCACGGAGCCCGCGGCCAGGCCCAGGAGGAGGGCCAGGGCCACCAGGGCCGCGGCGATGATCGCGAAGATGGCCGCCGGCGCCCCGGGGGGTGCGCCCAGGCAGCGGAGGATGGCGGCGTCCTTCTCCCGCCCCTTGAGGTAGGCCGCCAGGATGGCCCAGGCCCCCAGGCAGGACAGGAGCAGGGTCAGGAGGCCCAGTTGGCGGATGAAGAGGTTGGTGTTGCGGATGGGCTGGGCCAGGGCCGTGGCGGCTTCCTCGTGGGTCTGGACCCGCAGGCCCCGGGGCAGGGCGGCCCGCAGGCGCTCCGCGGTGCGGGCCGGGGAGGCCCCGGGCGGGAGGTTCAGGAGAAGGCGGGTGGAAAAGCGGGCCCGGGGCGAGAGCATCCCCAGGCGCCCGGCGGTGGCGGCCCCCAGGTAGATCCGCGGCCCCAGGGCGAAGGCGCTGGCATGGCGGGTGTCGTCCTGGCCCACGATGCCCTGGACGGGAACGACCCCATCCCCCAGGCGCAGACCCCGGCGCTGGGCCAGGAGCTGGTCGGCGGCCATCCCGGGGGCGGCGGGGCGCAGGCCCCAGGCCCGGGCGAGGCCCGGGTCCACCAGGGCGCCCCAGGGTTCCCCGGGTCCCCGGGGGGGCTCCACCGCCAGCCGGCCAGCCAGCGGATAGGCCGCTTCGATGCACCGCACCTCCACCAGGCGGGAGGCCGTGTCCGTGTCCGGCCCGGTGGAGGTCATGGTGGGGAAGTCCCGGACCAGGCTCCGGGTTCCCCCCAGGGGCCGGACCCGCTCCAGGGCCCCGGGGGGCAGGGCGCCCCGGGCGGTGACCACCAGGTCGGCGCCCAGCATGGCCCGGGATTCCGAGGCGATGCCCTCCAGCACCCGGCCCGAGAACCCGTAGGTGGCGAAAAAGGCCGCGAAGCCCGTGGCGATGCACAGGGCGATGAGCAGGAGCCTGCCCGCCTGGTTGCGCAGCTCCCGCAGGGCGCTGCGCAGCACGAAGCCGGTCAAGGCTCCACCGCCGGGGCCGCCATGCGCCCCCGCTCCAGGAGGAGGCGGGTGCCCAGGCGCTCGGCGAGCCGCGGATCGTGGGTCACCATCACCAGGGTCGTGCCCAGGTCCCGGTGCAACCCCAGGATCAGCTCGAACACATGGTCGGCGTTGCGGGGATCCAGGGAGCCGGTGGGCTCGTCGCAGAGCAGGATGGGGGGCCGGGCCACCATGGCCCGGGCGATGGCCACCCGCTGGCATTCGCCGCCGCTGAGCTGGCCGGGCAGGTGGCCCATGCGGTCGGCCAGGCCCACCCGGTCCAGGGCCTCCCGGGCCCGGGCCAGGGGGGCGGCCAGGCCCGCGATCTCCGCCCCCACGCAGACGTTTTGCAGGGCCGAGAAGTGGGGAAGGAGGTGGAAGGCCTGGAACACGAAGCCCAGGTTCCGGGCCCGGAAGGCCGACAGGTCCCGTTCCCCCAGATTGTCGATGCGCTTTCCGGCCACCCGCACCTCCCCGGAGGTGGGCCGCTCCAGGCCGGCCAGGATGGCCAGCAGGGTGCTCTTTCCGCTGCCGCTGGGGCCCTGCACCGCCAGGGAGCCGCCCTCCGGGAGCCGGAAATGGAGGTCCTCCAGCACGGTGAGCCGCTCGCCGCCGGGGGCCGTGAAAGTCTTGGTGAGGCCGGTGAGCTCGATCATCGGTCCAGATTAACCGGTACAATCCCCCCATGCGCGCCGTTGCCCCTCTCGCCACCCTGGCGGCCCTGGCCGCCCCCGTCCAGGCCCAGCCCACCCTGGTCTTCCTCGGGGACAGCCTCACCGCGGGACTGGGCCTGGACCGTTCCCAGGCCTTCCCCAGCCTCATCGAGGCCCGGCTGCGCAAGGCGGGCCTGGCCTGGAAGGTGGTGAACGCCGGCGTGAGCGGGGACACCACCGCCGGCGCCCGGGCCCGCCTGGACTGGATCTACCGGAGCCGGGTGGAGGTCATGTTCGTATGCGTGGGCTCCAACGACGGGCTGCGGGGCCTGCCCCCCGCGGAGGCGGAGCGCAACCTGCGGGCGATCCTGGACCGGGCCCGCAGGGAGGGCACCCGGGTGGTGCTGGCCGGGGCCATGGTGCCGGACAACTACGGCCGGGCCTACCAGGAGGCCTTCGGAAGGATCTTCCCGCGCCTGGCCCGGGAGTACAAGCTTCCCTTCCTCCCCTTCCTCCTGGAGGGGGTGGCCCTGCGTCCGGAGCTCAATCAGGAGGACGGCATCCACCCCAACGCCGAGGGCGCCCGGAGGGTGGCCGACAGCGTGTGGAAGGTGCTGGAGCCCCAGCTCAGGGCCGCGCCCCCAGCCTCCCGGTGAGGTCCAGGAACGCCGCCAGGACCTTCTGCACCTCCGCGGCGGTGCGGGGATCCTGGGGCACCCCGTCGGCGTCCAGGTTGCGGTCCGCCAGGGGCACCGTGATGCCCGCGGGCAGGGCCACGGCGCCCAGGTTGGCCAGGGTGGCCCGCCACTGCATCTGCGCCCTGGCGCCCCCGAAGGCCCCCGGGGAGGCCGAGGCCAGAAGCACCGGGAGGCCCTGGAACGGGGAGGGCCGCATGGTGGAGACCCAGTCCAGGGCGTTCTTGAGGTGGGCGGGGATCCCGGCGTTGTACTCCGGGGACACGATGACCAGGCCCTGGGAATCCGCCAGCAGGTTGTGCAGGGACACGGCCCCGGGGGGCGGCGGGGCGTCGGCGTCGTAGAGGGGGATGCGCAGGTCGTTGCCCGCCGCGATGCGCACCTTGGGGCCCAGGGCCGCGAGGGTGCGGGCCAGGTGCCCCAGGAGCCGGAGATTGAGGGAATCCTTGCGCAGGCTTCCACCCATGATCGCTATTTTCAAGGTCACCTCCCGGGGGACAGGGAGATTGTGACTAGAAACGGCCCGCCATGGAATGGGCGTACCCGGTGAGCTCCACGTAGGCGTCCCCGGCCTCGCGGCCCTGGGCGTCCAGCACGCGGCAGGCGCCTTCCCAGTAGGTGATGCGCGGGCCCAGGCGGGTGGCGAGCTCCTGCCCGGGCACCAGGGGCGCCAGGGTCCAGGTGTCGCCGAAGGCCTCCAGGCGCAGGGGGAGCGGGTACGCCGCGCCGGAGCGGGGACTCCGCCAGGGGCCGCCCTGGAGGCGGAAGGCCCGGGTGGCCCGGGCGAGGCGGCCCGCGGGGTCCACCTCCGACACCAGGGACCAGGGATCCTGGGAGCCGTCGGCGCGGCGCAGGCGGTACATCATGAGGCTCCGGCCGTCCCGGAGCTGGATGCCGGCCCAGTCCCAGCCCACCTGCCCCCGGGAGAGCTGGCTGGAGCTGAATTCGTGGTCCATCCAGGAAAGGCCGTGGAGGGTCTCGGTCACGGGCCCCTTCAGGGAGCCCCGGGTGGCCAGGCGCGGGAAGGTGACGTAGTGGCTGGCCGCGGCGGGGTCGTCGCCCTTGCGCACGACCCCGTCCTCCCCGAAGACCACCGGCGGCCCGGGGACGGCCAGGTCCAGGTCCAGGTCCGCGTCCCCCACGGAGAAGGCCAGGTGGATGGAGGCCCCCTCCATGCGCGCCGTCCAGGAGGCGTTGCGCAGCTCCAGGCGGCCCGTGGCCGCGGAGGCGGGGATGCCCTCCCGGTTCAGGCGCTCGTCGAAGCGGAAGGCGCCCCGGCCCACGTCGGTGAGGGCCGCGTGGGCCAGGTGGATCTGGTCGGTGCGCCAGGCCGGGCTCCCCCGCCAGGTCCCCGCCGGCAGGGCCTCCCGGAAGAAGGTGAGCTGGTAGCCGTAGCGCCTGGCGCCGTCGGCGCTCCACAGGTGGCCCGTGAAGTACCACCACTCCGTGGCGAAGGCCGGGTGGGAACCGTGGTCGGCGGGGAACTGGAAGCGCCGGCCGGGGCGGGCCGGCTGGAAGGGCTGGGCCGCGATCAGGGCGGAAAGGAGCAGGGCCGCGGCCTTCACGAGGCGCCCTCCTCGGCCTGGCGGTCGGCGGGGAGCCTCGCGGCCCAC is a genomic window containing:
- a CDS encoding ABC transporter permease, producing the protein MTGFVLRSALRELRNQAGRLLLIALCIATGFAAFFATYGFSGRVLEGIASESRAMLGADLVVTARGALPPGALERVRPLGGTRSLVRDFPTMTSTGPDTDTASRLVEVRCIEAAYPLAGRLAVEPPRGPGEPWGALVDPGLARAWGLRPAAPGMAADQLLAQRRGLRLGDGVVPVQGIVGQDDTRHASAFALGPRIYLGAATAGRLGMLSPRARFSTRLLLNLPPGASPARTAERLRAALPRGLRVQTHEEAATALAQPIRNTNLFIRQLGLLTLLLSCLGAWAILAAYLKGREKDAAILRCLGAPPGAPAAIFAIIAAALVALALLLGLAAGSVAARTLPGLLGDLIPQAIRQGGAPPVPWLETAAAVLMLALVTLPTLARLRQVSPLLLLREGPGTRGRRLLPLACGAGAGALACALVVLNAPNPRVGFATAGGMAALFGVLLGAFRLLLRLYRRGAATLPLPLKLALGQMGSRPALGSLLMSVIGLSVFLVLATRFVKDDLVRPLSSRRGDGKRANVFFVDVQRDQVEALRTLARAASGFEPMEAPMVRARLTAIAGRPVAEGVGEAPAMARREQNLTWRSRLRESETVTQGAFWPDDTLPGAAPREEFSLEEGFARQIGAKLGDELAFDVAGTEVRGRVTSLRHVVWQSFQINFFILAHPSLLRGAPAVWILAAEVDGAPARAALQNETARRFPNISTVDVGEIVERVGKVLDLVGLVTRALSGLMLASALLVLAASLLAGRLDRQRDLALLRTLGASHGTLLASLAWEFLLLGGSAAMSAGVLAWWLARAYSSRVLQLEVAPDPRAALPLVLLAAALTAAVGLAGSYRALQAKPMDVLRGD
- a CDS encoding NADPH-dependent FMN reductase → MKIAIMGGSLRKDSLNLRLLGHLARTLAALGPKVRIAAGNDLRIPLYDADAPPPPGAVSLHNLLADSQGLVIVSPEYNAGIPAHLKNALDWVSTMRPSPFQGLPVLLASASPGAFGGARAQMQWRATLANLGAVALPAGITVPLADRNLDADGVPQDPRTAAEVQKVLAAFLDLTGRLGARP
- a CDS encoding sensor histidine kinase yields the protein MDPSDSSPADRADRLRGLGFRDPAEASFLSGLTHELRNAAFGFSAILDAFQARYADREEALRYGQALRMHLEQLTGFVEELGAYGNPGLGSPGPLSLPGVLGEAVATCEPRARDSGRTLRLEWEGPPLQVLGDGTALREAFVALLRWALGQGTAPVVLAAGPSAAGHLDGVQAAGLDPARVFEPFYFRAAGMGRLALPVARRILEAHGGTLSAAPGPGGGLRILFHLPSP
- a CDS encoding methyl-accepting chemotaxis protein, whose protein sequence is MSEWFGKQVFTIGIIGGGRGGLGLLKFFGGSSVGKVVFVVDPNPSAPAIAEARQRGIRVFHDDEEATRGDLPDFLFDSSGDAELETRIRARLRGTTTMFLNSVTSRMMVEVLAENASQTREDISQVVSTIKDDIASSLDASNSIVSRINSIMSNMQMLALNASIEASKAGVHGRGFTVVADHLGKSVEAVRNLTEEINHVNQNLTQVSHRSDSVLEKLK
- a CDS encoding ABC transporter ATP-binding protein, which codes for MIELTGLTKTFTAPGGERLTVLEDLHFRLPEGGSLAVQGPSGSGKSTLLAILAGLERPTSGEVRVAGKRIDNLGERDLSAFRARNLGFVFQAFHLLPHFSALQNVCVGAEIAGLAAPLARAREALDRVGLADRMGHLPGQLSGGECQRVAIARAMVARPPILLCDEPTGSLDPRNADHVFELILGLHRDLGTTLVMVTHDPRLAERLGTRLLLERGRMAAPAVEP
- a CDS encoding bacteriohemerythrin — its product is MRIQWGEQFITGHGLVDHQHEALFAAINEFDLALEAGLAPQRMDEMLAFLERYAREHFVTEEFLMVRADYPSLALHKTEHERLLLRVKFIRELRDQDPSLVPPEGLGKFLGDWLTNHILTWDLAVFEYLKEHPVEA
- a CDS encoding proteasome assembly chaperone 4 family protein, with amino-acid sequence MEPITLTASRGRVALRMTCVPMGRDLSVSLSGGDREHIGAVALGLPRPKGDGATTSVLAVLGHREDDLARSIATRLASRLGVAVSVACGIHVDDIRREELPVVLEMSGELADKLASQLER
- the tsaA gene encoding tRNA (N6-threonylcarbamoyladenosine(37)-N6)-methyltransferase TrmO codes for the protein MTPASFTFQPIGTIRSPYRQRIDAPHQPTVESGEPGGATLELDPGLPEETLRDLEGFAYIWLVFALHRSEGWAPTVRPPRGPRVKRGVFATRSPHRPNAIGLSAVELRGVEGRTLLLGDVDLLDGTPVLDIKPYVPYADAFPGARAGWIDAVDAATGLRSVPGLRRPRKAREG
- a CDS encoding sigma-54-dependent transcriptional regulator, whose translation is MAKPKILVVDDESAVRFALRDYLEFHGFAVDEASACAEAEARYRKDVYDAVTLDYALPDGNALDLLPRLKAIDAGVPIVLITAQGSIELAVRSIQLGAEQFLVKPVDLAALQVVLERVLENQRNRRKQVATDTREKPLRALDLFLGESPAIRRLEEQATRAASAESPILIQGDTGTGKSELARWLHRHSSRGLEPLLELNCGGFTREFLDTELFGHEKGAFTGAVAAKVGLLEAANRGTVFLDELGDMDLQIQPKLLKALEEKRFRRLGEVHDRKVDFRLIGATHRNLEALVRERLFRADLFYRVSAIQITVPPLSERAEDIPELAQSLLGRITEEWGREPVKLSREALGVLQRHGWPGNIRELRNVLERALLGARTLLIESVDLDFASSPRAGGGAASSRLTLKEMERFHIIQVLKEEGGRVEPAARRLDIPRSTLYQKIKALGL
- a CDS encoding DinB family protein encodes the protein MSIAQSLLPEFEHEIAGVRRVLERIPVEHLDYRPHPKSMTLGELANHLAVMPGWVAGTLSTTDMDFDDPEIRASMPKPSSTIEGLLKTLDSGKEEAAKALAKASDADFQVIWSGRAGGKVLFSMPRIAVVRGMVLNHAVHHRAQATVYLRMLDVPVPALYGPSADEA
- a CDS encoding arylesterase codes for the protein MRAVAPLATLAALAAPVQAQPTLVFLGDSLTAGLGLDRSQAFPSLIEARLRKAGLAWKVVNAGVSGDTTAGARARLDWIYRSRVEVMFVCVGSNDGLRGLPPAEAERNLRAILDRARREGTRVVLAGAMVPDNYGRAYQEAFGRIFPRLAREYKLPFLPFLLEGVALRPELNQEDGIHPNAEGARRVADSVWKVLEPQLRAAPPASR
- a CDS encoding lipocalin-like domain-containing protein, which produces MKAAALLLSALIAAQPFQPARPGRRFQFPADHGSHPAFATEWWYFTGHLWSADGARRYGYQLTFFREALPAGTWRGSPAWRTDQIHLAHAALTDVGRGAFRFDERLNREGIPASAATGRLELRNASWTARMEGASIHLAFSVGDADLDLDLAVPGPPVVFGEDGVVRKGDDPAAASHYVTFPRLATRGSLKGPVTETLHGLSWMDHEFSSSQLSRGQVGWDWAGIQLRDGRSLMMYRLRRADGSQDPWSLVSEVDPAGRLARATRAFRLQGGPWRSPRSGAAYPLPLRLEAFGDTWTLAPLVPGQELATRLGPRITYWEGACRVLDAQGREAGDAYVELTGYAHSMAGRF